A genomic region of Capra hircus breed San Clemente chromosome 19, ASM170441v1, whole genome shotgun sequence contains the following coding sequences:
- the KRT19 gene encoding keratin, type I cytoskeletal 19 translates to MTSYSYRQSSSTSSFGGMGGGSVRFGAGGAFRAPSIHGGSGGRGVSVSSARFVSSSSGGYGGGYAGALATSDGLLAGNEKLTMQNLNDRLASYLEKVRALEEANGDLEVKIRDWYQKQGPGPARDYSHYFKTIEDLRDQILGATIENSKIVLQIDNARLAADDFRTKFETEQALRLSVETDINGLRRVLDELTLARTDLEMQIEGLKEELAYLKKNHEEEISMLKGQVGGQVSVEVDSAPGIDLAKILSDMRSQYEVMAEKNRKDAEAWFTSKTEELNKEVAGHTEQLQISKTEVTDLRRTLQGLEIELQSQLSMKAALEGTLEETEARFGAQLAQIQALISGIEAQLSDVRADTERQNQEYQHLMDIKTRLEQEIATYRNLLEGQDAYYNDLSLAKAL, encoded by the exons ATGACTTCCTACAGCTATCGCCAGTCGTCGTCCACCTCGTCCTTCGGGGGTATGGGCGGCGGCTCCGTGCGCTTCGGGGCTGGAGGCGCCTTCCGCGCGCCCAGCATCCATGGGGGCTCAGGTGGCCGCGGCGTGTCCGTGTCCTCCGCCCGCTTCGTGTCCTCGTCCTCCGGGGGCTACGGCGGCGGCTACGCGGGCGCCCTGGCCACGTCCGACGGGCTGCTGGCGGGCAACGAGAAGCTCACCATGCAGAACCTCAACGACCGCCTGGCCTCCTACCTGGAGAAGGTGCGCGCCCTGGAGGAGGCCAACGGCGACCTGGAGGTGAAGATCCGCGACTGGTACCAGAAGCAGGGGCCCGGGCCCGCCCGCGACTACAGCCACTACTTCAAGACCATCGAGGACCTGCGGGACCAG ATTCTCGGTGCCACCATTGAGAACTCCAAGATAGTCCTGCAGATCGACAATGCCCGTCTGGCTGCAGATGACTTCCGTACCAA GTTTGAGACGGAGCAAGCTTTGCGCCTGAGCGTGGAGACTGACATCAATGGCCTGCGCCGGGTGCTGGATGAGCTGACCCTGGCCAGGACTGACCTGGAGATGCAGATTGAAGGCCTGAAGGAGGAGCTGGCCTACCTGAAGAAGAACCACGAGGAG GAAATCAGTATGCTGAAGGGCCAGGTGGGTGGCCAGGTCAGTGTGGAGGTGGATTCTGCTCCGGGCATCGACCTAGCCAAGATCCTGAGTGACATGAGAAGCCAGTATGAGGTCATGGCTGAGAAGAACCGGAAGGATGCTGAGGCCTGGTTCACCAGCAAG ACCGAGGAGCTGAACAAGGAGGTCGCTGGCCACACGGAGCAGCTGCAGATCAGCAAGACGGAGGTCACTGACCTGCGGCGCACCCTCCAGGGTCTGGAGATTGAGCTGCAGTCTCAGCTCAGCATG AAAGCTGCCCTGGAAGGCACactggaggaaacagaggctcgcTTCGGAGCCCAGCTGGCGCAGATTCAGGCGCTGATCAGCGGTATCGAAGCCCAGCTGAGTGACGTGCGAGCTGACACTGAGCGGCAGAACCAGGAGTACCAACACCTCATGGACATCAAGACCCGGCTGGAGCAGGAGATTGCCACCTACCGAAACCTGCTGGAGGGCCAGGATGCCTACTACAACGACCTGTCCCTCGCGAAGGCCCTCTGA